One Nocardia sp. BMG111209 DNA segment encodes these proteins:
- a CDS encoding indolepyruvate ferredoxin oxidoreductase family protein, with amino-acid sequence MTELADRGPAPAPYELADRYRPGAATTVLTGVQAIARLLVEQRARDRRAGRRIGTFVSGYQGSPLGGVDRLLTGMPDVLAANDIRFVPGLNEELAATAVWGSQSRLPSASAEYDGVVGVWYGKGPGLDRSTDALRHANMYGVDPRGGVLLLVGDDPAAKSSTVPAVSERSLAAMNIPVLFPRNAREIVTLGLHGIALSRASGCLVALKIVADVADGAWTVPAEIGGPDPAVPEISWEGRPFTYRQRPMAAPADSVLAEADLFGPRRRLVEEYGARNGLDVAELDPPHARIGIAAAGTCFDAMRQALADLGADDAALYRAGVRLLRIGMPYPLVPQHIREFAAGLSDLIVVEEKTAFVQTGIAEILYGGPDTPRIAGKYDADGRALFPQDGELTAARLAAPLRRVLGGHLELRRPLPPPLTLEPLPVARTPYFCSGCPHNRSTAVPEGSLAGGGIGCHTLVVLSDREDSRVTGLTQMGGEGAQWIGRAPFTDVPHLFQNMGDGTYFHSGQLAVQACVAAGVNITFKLLHNDVVAMTGAQSAAGALTVPLLTHKLAIEGVRQIIVCADEPDRYRLRELAPGTLLWHRDRLDEAQRRLREVSGVTVLIYDQHCANDARRQRKRGALPARRTRVVINEAVCEGCGDCGVQSNCLSVQPVDTEFGRKTRIDQSSCNTDYSCLAGDCPSFVTVELTEPGRSAAPRPQPPELPEIPAVSVTGTRNILLAGIGGTGIVTVNQVLATAAARAGYQVAGLDQIGLSQKAGPVVSHLRFATGTLEPANRIGPGGADCLLAFDLLAATDAARVAYGSTEATVSIASTSATPTGAMVHDRSVAYPETGDLLRRLERVSRSVWSVDALAAAETLFGTTAPANFLLVGAAYQAGALGLPLAAIEEAIELNGVAVATTIAAFRWGRAAVARPAEFAAAVAAPGRRGTGKPVPADLFENLTATGETRRLAELRAAELVGYQNTRIAREYVRTVQRIWTAERAATDRTEFSEQVARGLYKFTAYKDEYEVARRLTDPAFTAEVASRIPGGTGLTYRLHPPVLRTLGRRTKIGFGPRSHIALRILAGGKRLRGTAFDPFGYARMRRIERALLAHYRATVDTLSAELATGYDRAVTVAALPDMVRGYEGVKLATVAAYRDRLRELDIEPPVVP; translated from the coding sequence ATGACAGAACTCGCGGATCGCGGCCCGGCTCCGGCACCCTACGAACTCGCCGACCGTTATCGGCCCGGGGCCGCGACCACCGTCCTCACCGGGGTGCAGGCGATCGCGCGGCTGCTGGTCGAACAGCGGGCCCGGGATCGGCGGGCCGGGCGGCGGATCGGCACCTTCGTGTCCGGATACCAGGGCTCGCCGCTCGGCGGGGTGGACCGGCTGCTGACCGGCATGCCGGATGTGCTGGCCGCGAACGATATTCGATTCGTGCCCGGACTCAACGAGGAACTGGCCGCGACCGCGGTGTGGGGCAGTCAGTCCCGATTGCCTTCGGCGAGTGCGGAATACGACGGGGTGGTGGGGGTCTGGTACGGGAAGGGGCCGGGACTGGACCGGTCGACCGACGCGCTGCGGCACGCCAACATGTACGGCGTCGATCCGCGCGGGGGTGTCCTGCTGCTGGTCGGTGACGACCCGGCGGCGAAATCCTCGACGGTGCCCGCGGTGTCGGAACGGTCGCTGGCGGCGATGAACATCCCGGTGTTGTTCCCGCGCAACGCCCGCGAGATCGTGACCCTCGGCCTGCACGGGATCGCGTTGTCCCGGGCCTCGGGCTGTCTCGTCGCGCTGAAGATCGTGGCCGATGTGGCCGACGGCGCCTGGACCGTCCCCGCGGAGATCGGCGGGCCGGATCCCGCAGTTCCCGAAATCAGCTGGGAGGGAAGACCGTTCACCTACCGGCAGCGGCCCATGGCGGCGCCCGCCGACAGTGTGCTCGCCGAGGCGGACCTGTTCGGGCCGCGGCGGCGGCTGGTGGAGGAGTACGGCGCGCGCAACGGCCTGGACGTGGCGGAACTGGATCCGCCGCACGCGCGCATCGGAATCGCCGCCGCCGGAACATGTTTCGACGCGATGCGGCAGGCGCTGGCCGACCTCGGCGCCGACGACGCCGCGCTGTACCGGGCCGGGGTCCGGCTGTTGCGCATCGGGATGCCGTATCCGCTGGTGCCGCAACACATCCGGGAGTTCGCGGCCGGACTGTCGGATCTGATCGTGGTCGAGGAGAAGACCGCCTTCGTGCAGACCGGGATCGCCGAGATCCTCTACGGTGGCCCGGACACCCCGCGCATCGCCGGCAAGTACGACGCCGACGGCCGCGCGCTGTTCCCGCAGGACGGCGAACTCACCGCGGCCCGGCTCGCCGCGCCGCTGCGCCGCGTGCTGGGCGGTCACCTGGAGCTGCGGCGGCCGCTGCCACCACCGCTGACGCTGGAGCCGCTGCCGGTCGCGCGCACCCCGTACTTCTGCAGTGGCTGCCCGCACAACCGGTCCACGGCGGTGCCGGAAGGCTCGCTGGCCGGCGGGGGTATCGGCTGCCACACCCTCGTGGTGCTGTCCGATCGGGAGGACAGCCGGGTCACCGGGCTGACCCAGATGGGTGGCGAGGGGGCGCAGTGGATCGGCCGCGCGCCGTTCACCGATGTGCCGCATCTGTTCCAGAACATGGGCGACGGAACGTATTTCCACTCCGGGCAGCTGGCCGTGCAGGCCTGTGTCGCCGCCGGGGTGAACATCACCTTCAAACTGCTGCACAACGACGTGGTCGCGATGACCGGCGCGCAGTCGGCCGCCGGAGCGCTGACGGTACCCCTGCTCACCCACAAGCTGGCGATCGAGGGGGTGCGGCAGATCATCGTGTGCGCCGACGAGCCGGATCGCTACCGGCTGCGCGAGCTCGCGCCGGGAACGCTGCTGTGGCACCGGGATCGGCTCGACGAGGCCCAGCGGCGACTACGCGAGGTGTCCGGGGTCACGGTGCTGATCTACGACCAGCACTGCGCCAACGACGCACGGCGGCAACGGAAACGGGGCGCACTGCCGGCCCGCCGGACCCGGGTGGTGATCAACGAGGCGGTGTGCGAGGGCTGCGGGGACTGTGGTGTGCAGAGCAACTGCCTGTCCGTGCAGCCGGTGGACACCGAATTCGGCCGCAAGACCCGCATCGACCAGAGTTCGTGCAACACCGACTACAGCTGCCTCGCCGGTGACTGCCCCTCGTTCGTGACGGTGGAACTCACCGAGCCCGGCCGATCCGCCGCGCCACGCCCGCAGCCGCCGGAACTGCCGGAGATCCCGGCGGTGTCCGTCACCGGGACCCGCAACATCCTGCTCGCCGGAATCGGCGGGACCGGCATCGTCACCGTGAACCAGGTCCTCGCCACCGCGGCCGCGCGGGCCGGATATCAGGTGGCGGGCCTGGATCAGATCGGACTGAGCCAGAAGGCGGGGCCGGTGGTCTCCCATCTGCGGTTCGCGACCGGGACGCTGGAACCGGCCAACCGGATCGGCCCCGGCGGGGCCGACTGCCTGCTGGCCTTCGATCTGCTGGCCGCCACCGACGCGGCGCGCGTGGCCTACGGTTCCACCGAGGCCACCGTGTCGATCGCCTCCACCAGCGCCACCCCCACCGGCGCCATGGTCCACGACCGATCGGTGGCCTATCCGGAGACCGGCGACCTGCTGCGGCGGCTGGAACGGGTTTCGCGGTCGGTGTGGAGCGTCGACGCGCTCGCCGCCGCCGAGACGCTGTTCGGCACCACGGCGCCCGCCAATTTCCTGCTGGTCGGCGCCGCGTACCAGGCGGGTGCGCTGGGCCTGCCCCTGGCCGCGATCGAGGAGGCCATCGAGCTCAACGGTGTCGCGGTGGCGACGACGATCGCCGCCTTCCGCTGGGGTCGCGCCGCGGTGGCTCGCCCCGCGGAGTTCGCGGCGGCGGTCGCGGCGCCGGGGCGGCGCGGTACCGGAAAGCCCGTGCCCGCAGACCTTTTCGAGAATCTCACCGCGACCGGTGAGACCCGCCGGCTGGCCGAGCTCCGGGCCGCGGAACTGGTCGGATACCAGAACACCCGGATCGCCCGCGAGTACGTGCGGACCGTGCAGCGGATCTGGACGGCCGAGCGCGCGGCCACTGATCGCACCGAATTCAGCGAGCAGGTGGCCCGCGGGCTCTACAAGTTCACCGCGTACAAGGACGAGTACGAGGTGGCCCGCCGCCTCACCGACCCCGCCTTCACGGCCGAGGTCGCCTCGCGGATACCCGGCGGCACCGGCCTCACCTATCGGCTGCACCCGCCGGTGCTGCGGACGCTGGGCCGCCGGACCAAGATCGGGTTCGGACCGCGCAGTCATATCGCGCTGCGGATCCTGGCCGGGGGTAAACGGCTGCGCGGCACCGCCTTCGATCCTTTCGGCTACGCCCGGATGCGGCGGATCGAGCGTGCGCTGCTCGCGCACTATCGGGCGACCGTGGACACGTTGTCCGCCGAACTGGCGACCGGTTACGACCGCGCGGTCACCGTCGCGGCGCTGCCCGATATGGTGCGCGGTTACGAGGGCGTCAAGCTCGCGACCGTCGCCGCCTATCGGGATCGACTGCGCGAGTTGGATATCGAGCCGCCGGTGGTGCCGTAG
- the speD gene encoding adenosylmethionine decarboxylase, giving the protein MTAEFTGWHVLAEFGGVDAALCDDLQRLEAALRKSLIAAGVTICDVVRKQFEPQGVTVLALLSESHASIHTYPESGDIFVDVFTCGSIGAGATKAVELLQQELSPKSVHMEVVQRGHTARRIHEPVGPGLTRVWELSDVIVDTNTPYQHMVIAQTEQGLSLFSDDDRQSTEFSQLTYHEAMLVPAYALAAKLDNVLIIGSGEGVASQMSVAAGASRVDHVDIDQLEVELCAKHLPYGYTEADLAAAVAGEGAIRMHYADGWDFLAKAEAEGVRYDVVVIDLPDERVEDAQHNRLYEDEFLTRCKAVLSDGGVLAAQAGCQTMWRNETLKRSWQRFAQLFGTVVPYASDEHEWTFLFGLAGNPVADPVAVMTAKLSQLPYRAETIDERALIRGAIEPHALRAHVSV; this is encoded by the coding sequence ATGACGGCAGAATTCACCGGCTGGCACGTGCTGGCCGAGTTCGGTGGTGTCGACGCAGCCCTCTGTGACGATCTCCAACGACTCGAAGCAGCGCTTCGAAAATCGTTGATCGCCGCGGGAGTGACGATCTGCGATGTCGTGCGCAAGCAATTCGAGCCACAGGGTGTGACGGTCCTCGCACTCCTGTCGGAATCGCATGCCTCGATCCACACCTATCCGGAATCGGGCGACATTTTCGTCGACGTGTTCACCTGCGGCAGTATCGGCGCGGGCGCCACGAAGGCGGTCGAACTGCTGCAGCAGGAGTTGTCGCCGAAGAGCGTCCACATGGAAGTGGTACAGCGCGGGCACACCGCCCGGCGGATCCACGAACCGGTCGGCCCGGGCCTGACCCGGGTGTGGGAACTGTCCGACGTGATCGTCGACACGAACACCCCCTACCAGCACATGGTGATCGCGCAGACCGAGCAGGGCCTATCCCTGTTCTCGGACGACGATCGGCAGTCCACCGAGTTCTCGCAGCTGACCTATCACGAGGCGATGCTGGTGCCGGCCTACGCGCTGGCCGCGAAGCTCGACAACGTGCTGATCATCGGCTCCGGCGAGGGTGTCGCCAGCCAGATGTCGGTGGCCGCGGGCGCTTCCCGGGTCGATCACGTCGACATCGACCAGCTCGAGGTGGAGCTGTGCGCGAAGCACCTCCCCTACGGCTACACCGAGGCCGATCTGGCCGCGGCGGTCGCGGGCGAGGGCGCGATCCGGATGCACTACGCCGACGGCTGGGACTTCCTGGCGAAGGCGGAGGCCGAGGGCGTGCGATACGACGTCGTCGTCATCGACCTGCCGGACGAGCGGGTGGAGGACGCCCAGCACAACCGGCTGTACGAGGACGAATTCCTCACGCGCTGTAAGGCGGTGCTGTCCGACGGCGGTGTGCTCGCCGCGCAGGCGGGCTGTCAGACCATGTGGCGCAACGAAACCCTGAAGCGCTCCTGGCAGCGGTTCGCCCAGCTGTTCGGCACGGTCGTCCCCTACGCGTCCGACGAGCACGAGTGGACGTTCCTGTTCGGTCTGGCCGGCAACCCCGTCGCGGATCCCGTGGCAGTGATGACGGCCAAGCTCTCGCAGCTGCCGTACCGGGCCGAGACGATCGACGAGCGGGCCCTGATCCGCGGCGCGATCGAACCGCACGCCCTGCGTGCACACGTATCCGTCTGA
- a CDS encoding type III PLP-dependent enzyme, giving the protein MRGNFDALRSALSGLGDDHPARIRYAVKASPMPEIIRLLAARGAEFDVASIGEIEQCLGLGVDPATLCYGNPIKKSAHIAAAYAAGVRRFAFDTETDLERIAELAPGSEVECRFLASTPQSQTPFGTKFGCAPGEAVRLLVRAHDLGLRVAGPYFHVGSQQLDPSAWRIGIEQAGAVVEALAVKDIPVASVNIGGGLPISYVDAAPELPELGTVIAEAAARHLPEHTDLVVEPGRALVGNAGVIHAEVVNVRQAPDGRRWIYLDIGRYNGMAETENEYIAYRMETDRDGDSRAEAVIAGPTCDGDDVLYQRTRVLLPTTLRAGDPIRILDTGAYTASYSSVSFNGFPPLTVRVIGAERE; this is encoded by the coding sequence GTGCGCGGCAACTTCGATGCGCTGCGGTCCGCTCTGAGCGGGCTCGGGGATGACCACCCCGCCCGAATTCGGTACGCGGTCAAGGCATCTCCGATGCCGGAGATCATCCGGCTGCTGGCCGCGCGCGGTGCGGAGTTCGACGTCGCCAGTATCGGCGAGATCGAACAGTGTCTCGGCCTGGGCGTCGATCCGGCCACTCTCTGCTACGGCAATCCGATCAAGAAGTCGGCGCACATCGCCGCCGCGTACGCAGCGGGCGTGCGCCGCTTCGCCTTCGACACGGAAACCGATCTCGAGCGCATCGCCGAGCTGGCGCCGGGATCGGAGGTGGAGTGCCGGTTCCTGGCCTCCACCCCGCAATCGCAGACCCCGTTCGGCACCAAATTCGGCTGCGCGCCCGGCGAGGCGGTACGCCTGCTGGTGCGTGCCCACGATCTCGGATTGCGTGTTGCCGGACCGTATTTCCACGTCGGCTCGCAGCAGCTCGACCCGTCCGCCTGGCGGATCGGCATCGAACAGGCCGGCGCCGTCGTCGAAGCCTTGGCGGTCAAGGACATTCCGGTCGCGTCCGTGAACATCGGTGGGGGACTTCCGATTTCGTACGTCGACGCGGCCCCCGAACTTCCCGAACTCGGTACGGTGATCGCCGAAGCGGCGGCCCGTCACCTCCCGGAGCACACCGATCTGGTGGTGGAACCCGGCCGCGCCCTGGTGGGCAACGCCGGCGTGATCCACGCCGAGGTCGTGAACGTGCGACAAGCGCCGGACGGGCGGCGCTGGATATACCTCGATATCGGCCGTTACAACGGAATGGCCGAAACCGAGAACGAGTACATCGCCTACCGGATGGAGACCGACCGGGACGGCGATTCGCGGGCGGAGGCGGTAATCGCCGGTCCGACCTGCGATGGAGACGATGTACTCTATCAACGCACGCGGGTCCTTCTTCCGACCACGTTGCGAGCCGGCGATCCCATTCGGATCCTCGACACCGGCGCTTATACGGCGAGTTATTCGTCGGTTTCCTTCAACGGTTTTCCGCCTTTGACAGTCCGTGTCATCGGCGCTGAGCGAGAGTGA
- a CDS encoding PAC2 family protein encodes MDYESRMYELEFPAPQLSSDDGAGPVLVHGLEGFTDAGHAVRLATTHLRESLEAELVASFDVDELLDYRSRRPLMTFKTDHFSDYAEPELNLWALKDTTGTPFLLLAGLEPDLRWERFVTAVRLLAEQLGVRRTIGLSAIPMAIPHTRPLGVTAHASDRDLIGDHQRWPGELQVPGSASSLLEYRMAQYGHESIGFSVHVPHYLAQTAYPEAAQTLLENVAENGDLELPLAALSEAAARVREQVNEHISGNAEVETVVHALERQYDSFVTAQERQSSLLAGDADLPTGEEIGAEFERFLAEQAGFGENDGSDDKH; translated from the coding sequence ATGGACTACGAGTCGCGAATGTACGAGCTGGAGTTCCCCGCTCCACAGCTGTCGTCCGACGACGGTGCGGGTCCGGTGCTGGTCCACGGGCTGGAGGGTTTCACCGACGCCGGGCATGCCGTGCGGTTGGCCACCACCCACCTGCGCGAGAGCCTCGAGGCCGAACTGGTCGCCTCGTTCGACGTGGACGAGCTGCTCGACTACCGGTCGCGCCGGCCGCTGATGACGTTCAAGACCGATCACTTCTCCGACTACGCGGAGCCGGAGCTCAATCTCTGGGCGCTGAAGGACACCACCGGCACCCCGTTCCTGCTGCTCGCCGGTCTGGAGCCGGATCTGCGCTGGGAGCGGTTCGTCACGGCGGTGCGCTTGCTGGCCGAACAGCTCGGCGTGCGCCGCACCATCGGCCTGAGCGCGATCCCGATGGCCATCCCGCACACCCGCCCGCTCGGCGTCACCGCGCACGCCAGCGACCGCGACCTCATCGGCGATCATCAGCGCTGGCCCGGTGAGCTGCAGGTTCCCGGTAGCGCCTCGTCGCTGCTGGAGTACCGGATGGCCCAGTACGGCCACGAGTCGATCGGCTTCTCGGTGCACGTACCGCACTACCTGGCGCAGACCGCCTATCCGGAGGCCGCGCAGACCCTGCTGGAGAACGTGGCCGAGAACGGCGACCTCGAGTTGCCGCTGGCCGCGTTGAGCGAGGCCGCGGCGCGGGTGCGGGAGCAGGTCAACGAGCACATCTCGGGCAATGCCGAGGTCGAGACCGTGGTGCACGCGCTGGAGCGGCAGTACGACAGCTTCGTGACCGCGCAGGAACGTCAGTCCAGCCTGCTGGCCGGCGACGCCGACCTGCCCACCGGCGAGGAGATCGGCGCCGAATTCGAGCGCTTCCTGGCCGAGCAGGCCGGTTTCGGCGAGAACGACGGATCCGACGACAAGCACTGA
- a CDS encoding gamma-glutamylcyclotransferase family protein, which produces MHEYGDFPGAGDAEESEPVGGDEPRTTFPRSGAVGDMLFAYGTLQFAPVLEALLGRVPRSRLGVARGRRVAALPGRAYPGLVPAAGRIAAGLLLEGLTRAEWEILDRFEDAEYDLRPIRLVLPPDGDEPGGTDVVPAYVWTAATTGADWRPEAFARANLADYAQRCEHWRASGMPSDGW; this is translated from the coding sequence ATGCACGAGTACGGGGACTTCCCGGGTGCCGGGGATGCGGAGGAGAGCGAACCGGTCGGTGGCGACGAGCCGCGGACGACGTTCCCGCGCTCGGGGGCCGTCGGCGACATGCTGTTCGCTTACGGCACACTGCAATTCGCTCCCGTGCTGGAGGCACTGCTGGGCCGGGTCCCGCGGTCGCGGCTCGGTGTCGCGCGGGGCCGGCGGGTGGCGGCCCTGCCCGGCCGGGCCTATCCGGGACTGGTACCGGCGGCGGGCCGGATCGCCGCGGGCCTGCTCCTCGAGGGCCTGACCCGGGCCGAATGGGAGATCCTCGATCGGTTCGAGGACGCCGAATACGATCTGCGGCCGATCCGGCTCGTGCTGCCCCCGGACGGGGACGAGCCGGGCGGTACCGATGTGGTCCCGGCCTATGTGTGGACCGCGGCGACGACCGGCGCGGACTGGCGTCCGGAGGCGTTCGCGCGGGCGAACCTGGCGGACTACGCGCAACGCTGCGAGCACTGGCGGGCGAGCGGGATGCCGTCGGACGGCTGGTGA
- a CDS encoding Kazal-type serine protease inhibitor family protein — MRSARLLVAVLPVLVAGILTVLTAAPTLGAPVSPTVPIPVRGAPGCPSGTTPVCGSDGVDYRNSCEAKRARVQIRHTGPCTITERSRR, encoded by the coding sequence ATGCGCTCGGCTCGACTGCTGGTGGCTGTGCTCCCCGTCCTCGTCGCGGGGATTCTGACCGTGCTCACCGCCGCGCCCACCCTCGGCGCCCCGGTCTCCCCGACCGTCCCGATACCCGTCCGTGGCGCGCCCGGCTGCCCGTCCGGCACCACCCCGGTGTGCGGTTCCGACGGCGTCGACTACCGCAACAGCTGCGAGGCGAAACGGGCCCGGGTGCAGATCCGCCACACCGGTCCGTGCACGATCACCGAACGCTCCCGCCGCTGA
- a CDS encoding RNA helicase translates to MQLSELVPDRAVPDVDADWLYESFADWVSDQGLTLYPAQEEALLELMTGGNVILATPTGSGKSMVAVGAHFAALNRGQRSYYTAPIKALVSEKFFALCEVFGADRVGMVTGDAAVNPTAPIICATAEILANLALREGANATVGQVVMDEFHYYADPDRGWAWQVPLIELPNVQFLLMSATLGEVDFFATDLERRTGRTTSVVAGSERPVPLLFSYARTPITETLEDLVTTSQAPVYVVHFTQAAALERAQALTSVNFASKAEKDAIAEAIGGFRFSSGFGKTLSRLIRHGIGVHHAGMLPKYRRLVEKLAQDGLLKVVCGTDTLGVGINVPIRTVLLTGLTKFDGVRTRRLKAREFHQISGRAGRAGYDTVGTVVVQAPEHEVENARLVAKAGDDPKKLKRVQKRKPPEGFVSWSEETFDRLVAARPEPMVSRFRVTNSMLLNVISRHANCFDAMRHLLEDNHEPRPAQRKHILKAIGLYRALRNAGVVQQLDEPDEYGRRARLTVDLQRDFALDQPLSPFALAVLELLDKNSPTYTLDVVSVIESTLEDPRQLLLAQQHKARGTAIAEMKADGIEYDERMELIEDVTWPKPLAALIEPAFETYRGGHPWVSEFSPSPKSVVREMIERSMTFAELVSGYELARSEGLVLRYLADAYRALRRTVPESARTEELEDITEWLGELVRQVDSSLLDEWEQLTNPGAESDSEQLAFGSETVRPITANERAFRVLVRNAMFRRVELAALRRWDALDELSDGLDWETSLVAYYDEYGSLGTGPGARGPQLFQVEQRPGFWHVRQVLDDPNGDHGWSLDAVVDLIESDAAGEVVFDELAVTAG, encoded by the coding sequence GTGCAGCTGTCCGAACTCGTCCCCGATCGCGCCGTTCCCGACGTCGACGCGGACTGGCTGTACGAGTCGTTCGCCGACTGGGTCTCCGATCAGGGCCTCACGCTCTACCCGGCCCAGGAAGAGGCGCTGCTCGAGCTGATGACCGGCGGGAACGTGATTCTCGCCACGCCGACCGGCTCCGGTAAGTCGATGGTCGCCGTGGGCGCGCACTTCGCGGCGCTCAATCGCGGCCAGCGCAGCTACTACACCGCACCGATCAAGGCCTTGGTCAGCGAGAAGTTCTTCGCGTTGTGCGAGGTCTTCGGCGCCGACCGGGTCGGCATGGTGACCGGCGACGCGGCGGTGAATCCGACCGCGCCCATCATCTGCGCGACGGCCGAGATCCTCGCCAATCTCGCGCTGCGCGAGGGTGCGAACGCCACCGTCGGCCAGGTCGTCATGGACGAGTTCCACTACTACGCCGATCCGGATCGCGGCTGGGCGTGGCAGGTGCCGCTGATCGAGTTGCCGAACGTGCAATTCCTGCTGATGTCGGCGACCCTGGGCGAGGTCGATTTCTTCGCCACCGATCTCGAACGCCGCACCGGCCGGACCACTTCCGTGGTCGCGGGCAGCGAACGGCCGGTGCCGCTGCTGTTCTCGTACGCGCGCACACCGATCACCGAGACCCTCGAGGATCTCGTCACCACCTCGCAGGCGCCGGTGTACGTGGTCCACTTCACCCAGGCCGCCGCACTGGAACGGGCCCAGGCGCTGACCAGCGTCAACTTCGCGTCCAAGGCGGAGAAGGACGCGATCGCCGAGGCGATCGGCGGCTTCCGGTTCAGCAGCGGTTTCGGTAAGACGCTGTCGCGGCTGATCCGGCACGGTATCGGGGTGCACCACGCCGGCATGCTGCCGAAATACCGCCGCCTGGTCGAGAAGCTGGCCCAGGACGGCCTGCTCAAGGTGGTGTGCGGCACCGACACCCTCGGCGTCGGCATCAACGTGCCCATCCGGACCGTCCTGCTGACCGGCCTGACCAAATTCGACGGCGTCCGCACCCGCCGGCTGAAGGCGCGCGAATTCCATCAGATCTCCGGCCGCGCCGGACGCGCGGGCTACGACACCGTGGGCACCGTGGTGGTCCAGGCTCCCGAGCACGAGGTGGAGAACGCGCGGCTGGTCGCCAAGGCCGGCGACGATCCCAAGAAACTCAAGCGGGTGCAGAAGCGCAAGCCGCCGGAGGGTTTCGTATCGTGGTCGGAGGAGACCTTCGACCGCTTGGTCGCGGCCCGGCCCGAGCCGATGGTGTCCCGCTTCCGGGTCACCAATTCGATGCTGCTGAACGTGATTTCGCGGCACGCCAATTGCTTCGACGCGATGCGGCACCTGCTGGAGGACAATCACGAACCCCGCCCGGCCCAGCGCAAACACATCCTGAAGGCGATCGGGCTGTACCGCGCGCTGCGCAATGCCGGTGTGGTGCAACAACTCGACGAGCCGGACGAATACGGCCGGCGTGCCCGGCTCACCGTCGATCTGCAGCGCGATTTCGCACTGGACCAGCCACTGTCACCGTTCGCGCTGGCCGTCCTGGAACTGCTCGACAAGAATTCGCCGACCTATACCCTGGATGTGGTGTCGGTCATCGAATCCACGCTGGAGGATCCGCGTCAGCTGCTGCTCGCCCAGCAGCACAAGGCGCGCGGTACCGCCATCGCCGAGATGAAGGCCGACGGTATCGAATACGACGAGCGCATGGAGCTCATCGAGGACGTCACCTGGCCGAAACCGTTGGCCGCGTTGATCGAACCGGCCTTCGAGACCTATCGCGGCGGCCATCCGTGGGTGTCGGAATTCAGCCCCTCCCCCAAATCCGTGGTGCGCGAGATGATCGAGCGCTCGATGACCTTCGCCGAGCTGGTGAGTGGTTACGAACTGGCCCGCTCGGAGGGGCTGGTGCTGCGCTACCTCGCCGACGCCTACCGGGCCCTGCGCCGCACGGTTCCCGAATCCGCGCGCACCGAGGAACTCGAGGACATCACCGAGTGGCTCGGTGAACTGGTCCGCCAGGTGGACTCCAGCCTGCTGGACGAGTGGGAGCAGCTCACCAACCCGGGCGCGGAGAGCGATTCGGAGCAATTGGCGTTCGGTTCCGAGACCGTGCGCCCGATCACAGCCAACGAGCGGGCCTTCCGTGTGCTCGTGCGAAATGCTATGTTCCGGCGCGTGGAATTGGCGGCGTTGCGGCGCTGGGATGCGCTCGACGAGCTGAGCGACGGTCTCGACTGGGAGACGTCGCTGGTTGCCTACTACGACGAGTACGGCAGCCTGGGTACCGGTCCCGGCGCACGTGGCCCGCAGTTGTTCCAGGTGGAGCAGCGGCCCGGCTTCTGGCACGTCCGCCAGGTTCTCGACGATCCGAACGGCGACCACGGGTGGTCGCTGGATGCCGTGGTCGATCTCATCGAATCCGATGCCGCCGGCGAGGTGGTATTCGACGAGCTGGCGGTGACAGCCGGATGA
- a CDS encoding MBL fold metallo-hydrolase, whose product MRIHHLNCGSMALGMVDHCLLIETKAGLVLVDTGYGLEAVRQPGRMVGPSRFFLGARLAEHETAYRQIQGLGLDPADVRHIVLTHLDFDHAGGLTDFPDAVVHIHGPEFRAAMAGRTQAERLRYRAAQWAHGPRWMVNEVEGEDRWFGFRAVRDLPGLPPEILVIPLAGHTRGHIGVAVDTGRGWLLHAGDSFYVGEEVDPRQPRTPLLWRLAELGSTVEGPAFRDNRRRLVELQREHGGAVTVFSAHDPKAFQRLSGTAVRPTG is encoded by the coding sequence GTGCGGATTCATCACCTCAACTGCGGCAGCATGGCACTGGGAATGGTCGACCACTGCCTGTTGATCGAGACCAAGGCCGGTCTGGTGCTGGTGGACACCGGATACGGGCTCGAAGCCGTGCGTCAGCCGGGACGCATGGTGGGTCCGAGCCGATTCTTCCTCGGCGCCCGGCTCGCCGAACACGAGACCGCCTATCGGCAGATCCAGGGCCTGGGCCTCGATCCGGCCGACGTGCGGCACATCGTGCTCACCCACCTCGATTTCGACCACGCCGGCGGCCTGACCGACTTCCCCGACGCGGTCGTGCACATCCACGGCCCCGAATTCCGGGCGGCGATGGCCGGGCGCACCCAGGCGGAACGGTTGCGGTACCGCGCCGCCCAGTGGGCGCACGGCCCGCGCTGGATGGTCAACGAGGTCGAGGGGGAGGACCGGTGGTTCGGATTCCGCGCCGTGCGTGATCTGCCCGGACTGCCGCCGGAGATCCTGGTGATCCCGCTCGCCGGGCACACCCGCGGGCATATCGGGGTCGCGGTGGACACCGGCCGGGGCTGGCTGTTGCACGCCGGGGATTCCTTCTACGTCGGCGAGGAGGTCGATCCGCGGCAACCGCGGACCCCGCTGCTGTGGCGGCTGGCCGAACTCGGTTCCACGGTCGAGGGGCCGGCCTTCCGGGACAACCGCCGCCGCCTGGTCGAGCTGCAACGGGAGCACGGCGGTGCGGTCACCGTGTTCAGCGCGCACGATCCGAAGGCGTTCCAGCGACTGTCCGGTACGGCGGTGCGGCCCACCGGGTAA